ACCAACACCGCTGTGATCAACAGTTACCTTCATACCGATCTGGTGCGATATCTCTACAAGGGCGATGAGGAATTGACAAAGCGTGGCTTTATCATGCCTATGTCGGTTGTCCACAATACGGGCGGGATGGCTACCGTAGCCAAGACAATAGCACTGAATACTTATGACTCTGGCCCCACTGGCGGAGCTGTAGCTGCCGGCCATCTTGCCAAGTTGTACGGCATCAAGAACCTGCTTGCCATTGACATTGGGGGTACCAGCACCGATATCAGCGTCATCTCCAATGGGGCGTACAGTTACTCCAAAACAACTGAGATTGAAGGGTGCCCTATTCATCTTCACAAGGTAGATGTCCACGGTTTAGGAGCTGGAGGCGGGTCAATCGCCCGGGTGGTAGATGGCCAGGTGCAAGTTGGCCCGGCGAGTGCCGGGGCCTTGCCGGGGCCAGCATGTTTCAACCTGGGGGGTGAGGAACCTACAACATGTGACGCTGCGCTGGTGCTAGGTTACGTGAGTGCTGATAGCTTTGAGGGTGGAAGAAGAAAGCTGGTCAAAGCCAACTCAGTCAAGGTGATAAAAGAGAAAGTGGCGGATCCTTTGAAGATCTCGGTAGATGAGGCAGCGAGCAAGATCTACGAGGTGCTCTGCGATAACGTGGTTCGAGCGGCAAAGGAAAAGCTGGAAATCGAGGGGGTGAGTCCTACGGAATGCGTGCTGCTGGCCTTTGGGGGGCAGGGGCCGGTTCACTGTTGCAAGGTAGCTGACAAGCTGGGGATCAGCAAGGTACTCGTGCCAAAAGACAGCGATGTCCTCAGTGCTCTTGGTTGTTCTATAATGGACACCACCTACATCACAGAGTGTCTGGCCCGCCTGGTTCTCCAGGACAAAGCGGGGAATCTGCTTTCTGATTATGAAGCCTTCAATGGATTGGTCAGTCAGTTACGGCGGAAGGCCTCCAGCAATATGGCGGCCATGGGCGTCCAGGCGCGGGACATCGAGCACACGCTTGAGCTGGATATAGAGGACGGGGCAAAGGGTGTTCACACTGTAGTATCCCCAGTATTGGACATCCGCAGTGAGAAAGATATCAAAGCCATTTGCACGGCATACCGAAAATCGAAGTCTGGGGGTGCCAGGCCTGGCGCGGTTGAAGTGGTCATAATGAGGCTCAATGCTTCAACACCCATGCCACATTACCAGTGGCCCGCACTCAAGCCGGGGGGGAAGAGCCCAGAAAAAGCCTTAAAAGGCAAGAGGAATGTCGTGTGGCAGAAACGCTCTGTGCAGACGAATGCGTACCAACTAGAGCAACTGCAGTGTGGCAATGTCGTCGAAGGCCCCGCCATCATCGATGCCGAGTATACCACGGTGGTTCTGCCAACAGGATGGAAATACACTGTGGATGCGCATTTGAATGGTGTAATCGAGAAGGGTTAAGGAGGCCAGATGGTAGACAAGATACAAATAACCGAGTATCTGGACATTGACCTCGATAAAGAAATATGGTGCTGCAACAGATGTGGAAAAGAGCTAATCAGCGCCAGGGAGAACTACAAGAAGGGGTGTCTGGTTTACGAAAGAGATCCTGCCACGATATACGAAGAGATGATGCCAGGCACCAATCTTGGAAGGCCTGACTCAGGCATCTGCCGCGTGATCGAGTTCTACTGCCCCGGGTGCGGGACAATGGTAGAAAACGAGTACCTACCGCCAGGGCATCCTATTACCAACGATATAGAGCTGGACATCGACTCACTAAAGCAGCGTCTCGCCGATAAGACTCTGGCTCTCTATCGACCATGAAGGTGTTGATGATGATTAGTAAGA
This DNA window, taken from Chloroflexota bacterium, encodes the following:
- a CDS encoding hydantoinase/oxoprolinase family protein — its product is MAGYNINVDVGGTFTDGFFVYKGETRKAKVEATPHDQTVSFIACLQEGARRFGVHIREMMHQADVVRYSTTAGTNTIIQRYGSKIGLLVTKGFECSLYDSKNEGKLYTFVSPEMVVGIDEQTNALGTVVRDVNADGVIAAAEYLLDNGAKVVVVSFQNSEFNNSNERKARSIMYDEYPRYYLGGVNVLLASDITPRMGAYERTNTAVINSYLHTDLVRYLYKGDEELTKRGFIMPMSVVHNTGGMATVAKTIALNTYDSGPTGGAVAAGHLAKLYGIKNLLAIDIGGTSTDISVISNGAYSYSKTTEIEGCPIHLHKVDVHGLGAGGGSIARVVDGQVQVGPASAGALPGPACFNLGGEEPTTCDAALVLGYVSADSFEGGRRKLVKANSVKVIKEKVADPLKISVDEAASKIYEVLCDNVVRAAKEKLEIEGVSPTECVLLAFGGQGPVHCCKVADKLGISKVLVPKDSDVLSALGCSIMDTTYITECLARLVLQDKAGNLLSDYEAFNGLVSQLRRKASSNMAAMGVQARDIEHTLELDIEDGAKGVHTVVSPVLDIRSEKDIKAICTAYRKSKSGGARPGAVEVVIMRLNASTPMPHYQWPALKPGGKSPEKALKGKRNVVWQKRSVQTNAYQLEQLQCGNVVEGPAIIDAEYTTVVLPTGWKYTVDAHLNGVIEKG
- a CDS encoding acetophenone carboxylase — its product is MVDKIQITEYLDIDLDKEIWCCNRCGKELISARENYKKGCLVYERDPATIYEEMMPGTNLGRPDSGICRVIEFYCPGCGTMVENEYLPPGHPITNDIELDIDSLKQRLADKTLALYRP